The Desmonostoc muscorum LEGE 12446 genome includes a region encoding these proteins:
- a CDS encoding type II toxin-antitoxin system HicB family antitoxin yields the protein MKYTIVIQWSDEDECFVVSLPEWGEFCHTHGDTYEEALKNAQEVLEMLIESSLADGQSLPEPKILDLP from the coding sequence ATGAAATATACAATCGTTATTCAGTGGTCTGATGAAGATGAGTGTTTTGTTGTCAGTCTTCCGGAATGGGGAGAGTTTTGTCATACTCACGGCGATACTTACGAAGAAGCTCTCAAAAATGCTCAAGAAGTTTTAGAAATGCTGATTGAATCATCGTTGGCAGATGGTCAATCTCTACCAGAGCCAAAAATACTAGACCTGCCTTGA
- a CDS encoding HIT family protein, which yields MKQQKNQFSHLTAIERTYLSFPAQFLLNQNLLQGKILDFGCGLGNDVKILRQKGCDITGYDPYYFPEYPDNKFDTIICFYVLNVLFAEEQANILMQVSHLLKAGGKAYYTVRRDIKKEGFREHYVHKKPTYQCIVKLPFASIYSDEHREVYEYIHYNHQQNSSNYCIFCNPRKNLKLLTESATAYAIFDGYPISKGHVLVIPKRHVSNYFELPFKEQSACWFMVNKVQEILKSEFEPDGFNVGMNINREAGQNIMHASIHIIPRYKGDTISTKSGIRNVIPKKQ from the coding sequence ATGAAACAGCAAAAAAATCAATTCAGTCATTTAACTGCGATCGAAAGAACTTATCTATCATTTCCAGCACAGTTTTTATTAAATCAAAACCTCCTACAAGGCAAAATACTAGACTTTGGTTGTGGCTTGGGTAATGATGTGAAAATATTACGCCAAAAAGGCTGTGATATCACAGGTTATGACCCTTATTATTTTCCAGAATATCCTGATAATAAATTTGATACAATAATTTGCTTTTATGTTTTAAATGTTTTATTTGCTGAAGAACAAGCTAATATTCTGATGCAAGTATCACACTTATTAAAAGCCGGAGGTAAAGCTTATTACACCGTCAGAAGAGATATTAAAAAAGAAGGATTTCGTGAACATTATGTTCATAAAAAGCCTACATATCAATGTATTGTAAAACTTCCCTTCGCTTCAATTTATTCAGATGAACATCGGGAAGTTTATGAATATATTCATTATAACCATCAGCAAAATTCATCTAATTATTGTATATTTTGTAATCCTCGTAAAAATCTCAAACTATTAACTGAATCAGCAACCGCCTACGCAATATTTGATGGCTATCCTATAAGTAAAGGACATGTTTTAGTTATTCCTAAACGTCATGTTAGCAATTATTTTGAACTACCGTTCAAAGAACAATCTGCTTGCTGGTTTATGGTAAATAAAGTGCAAGAAATTCTCAAAAGTGAATTTGAGCCTGATGGTTTTAACGTAGGAATGAACATTAATCGAGAAGCAGGCCAAAATATTATGCACGCCAGTATTCATATCATCCCTCGTTACAAAGGTGATACTATTTCTACTAAAAGTGGAATCAGGAACGTTATTCCTAAAAAGCAATAG
- a CDS encoding RNA-guided endonuclease InsQ/TnpB family protein has product MIVREAKLLNGTKEQYQALDDAIRTAQFIRNKAIRYWMDNQGIGKADLYKLCKDLATEFDFALKLNSAARQASAERAWTAISSFYKRCKKQEKKKGYPKFKKHSRSVEYKVSGWKLSDDCRIITFTDGFKVGSLSVFCNSSTREDLHRLKINRVRVVRRADGYHAQFCFDADRKEVGEFTGNVVGLDLGLKYFTKDQNDNAVIYPQFLRKSERRLKKAQKRLSKKFVKGRKPQSINYHSCRKRLGRVHLKIQRQRKDWAIKQARCVVHSNDVIVYEDLKIANMVKNHHLAKSISDASWYQFTQWLDYYGKIWDKAVVAVSPNYTSQDCSNCGHRVKKSLLPRTHSCPNCKILICRDTNAALNILQKGMKILGVEWQNNSTFGQKGSASIEGKHGEKTANTIDCYLI; this is encoded by the coding sequence ATGATAGTAAGAGAAGCCAAGCTACTAAACGGAACTAAGGAACAATATCAAGCTCTTGATGATGCCATTCGCACTGCCCAATTTATTAGGAATAAAGCGATTCGCTATTGGATGGATAATCAAGGGATTGGTAAAGCTGACTTGTATAAGCTGTGCAAAGACTTAGCGACTGAATTTGACTTTGCTTTAAAGTTAAATTCGGCTGCGCGTCAAGCCAGTGCCGAAAGAGCATGGACTGCTATCTCAAGTTTCTATAAACGTTGTAAAAAGCAGGAGAAAAAGAAAGGTTATCCCAAGTTTAAAAAGCATTCTCGCTCTGTAGAGTATAAAGTGTCAGGCTGGAAACTATCTGATGATTGCAGAATTATTACTTTCACGGATGGCTTTAAAGTTGGCTCTTTATCTGTATTCTGCAATTCATCCACACGAGAAGACCTTCATCGACTTAAAATTAATCGTGTCCGAGTAGTAAGGAGAGCGGATGGATATCACGCTCAATTCTGCTTTGATGCTGATCGCAAGGAAGTTGGGGAATTCACTGGTAACGTTGTTGGATTGGACTTAGGGTTAAAATATTTTACCAAAGACCAAAATGATAATGCTGTAATTTATCCGCAATTTTTGAGGAAGTCAGAGCGCAGACTTAAAAAAGCGCAGAAGCGGTTGAGTAAAAAGTTTGTCAAAGGTAGAAAACCGCAGTCAATCAATTATCACTCTTGCAGAAAACGATTAGGTAGAGTTCATCTAAAAATCCAAAGACAGCGTAAAGATTGGGCTATAAAGCAAGCCCGATGCGTGGTTCACTCTAACGATGTGATTGTTTATGAGGATTTGAAGATTGCGAACATGGTCAAAAATCACCATTTGGCTAAATCGATTTCTGACGCTAGTTGGTATCAGTTCACTCAATGGCTAGACTACTACGGAAAAATCTGGGATAAAGCAGTTGTGGCAGTGTCGCCAAACTATACATCTCAGGACTGTAGTAATTGTGGACATAGAGTAAAAAAGTCACTTCTTCCCCGAACTCATTCATGTCCTAATTGCAAAATATTGATCTGCCGTGATACCAATGCGGCTCTCAATATTTTGCAGAAGGGAATGAAGATATTAGGAGTTGAGTGGCAGAATAACAGTACCTTTGGGCAAAAGGGATCTGCCTCTATTGAGGGAAAGCATGGGGAGAAGACCGCCAATACTATTGATTGTTACTTGATATAG
- the serA gene encoding phosphoglycerate dehydrogenase — MSKVLVSDSIDQAGIDILSQVATVDVKIGLKPAELREIIGEYDALMIRSSTRVTQEIIEAGTQLKIIGRAGVGVDNVDVPAATRRGIVVVNSPEGNTIAAAEHALAMILALSRHIPDANASVKRGAWDRNSFVGAEVYKKTLGIVGLGKIGSHVANVARAMGMKLLAYDPFISTERAEQIGCQLVELDLLFQQADYITLHIPKTPETTHLINAVTLAKMKPTARIVNCARGGIIEESALAAAIKAGKIAGAALDVFESEPLGESELRSLGKEVILTPHLGASTAEAQVNVAIDVAEQIRDVLLGLPARSAVNIPGLGPDVLEELKPYMQLAETLGNLVGQLAGGRVEVLNIRLQGELATNKSQPLVVAALKGLLYQALRERVNYVNASIEAKERGIRVIETRDASIRDYAGTLHLEATGTLGTHSVTGALLGEREIHLTDVDGFPINVPPSKYMVFTLHRDMPGIIGKLGSLLGSFNVNIASMQVGRKIVRGDAVMALSIDDPLPEGILDEIIKVPGIRDAYTVTL; from the coding sequence ATGTCTAAGGTTCTTGTCTCTGATTCTATTGACCAAGCTGGAATTGACATTCTTTCCCAAGTTGCTACCGTTGATGTCAAAATAGGTCTAAAACCAGCAGAACTGAGAGAAATTATTGGTGAATACGACGCGCTAATGATTCGTTCTAGTACGCGTGTCACTCAAGAAATTATTGAAGCCGGTACCCAGCTAAAAATCATCGGTCGCGCTGGTGTGGGTGTGGATAATGTGGATGTTCCCGCCGCCACACGCCGAGGAATTGTAGTAGTCAATTCTCCAGAGGGAAACACCATCGCTGCTGCTGAACATGCTTTAGCGATGATTTTAGCTTTGTCTCGCCATATCCCCGATGCTAACGCTTCGGTGAAACGCGGCGCATGGGATCGCAATAGCTTTGTCGGCGCGGAAGTCTACAAAAAAACTCTCGGCATTGTCGGCTTGGGTAAAATAGGCTCCCATGTGGCCAATGTCGCCAGGGCGATGGGGATGAAACTCCTAGCTTATGACCCCTTTATCTCTACAGAACGAGCTGAACAAATTGGCTGTCAGTTAGTAGAACTGGATTTACTCTTCCAGCAAGCAGACTATATCACCCTACACATCCCTAAAACCCCAGAAACCACCCACTTAATCAATGCCGTAACCCTGGCAAAGATGAAACCCACAGCCCGGATTGTTAACTGCGCTCGTGGTGGGATCATTGAGGAAAGTGCTTTAGCAGCAGCGATCAAAGCTGGTAAAATCGCAGGTGCAGCCTTGGATGTGTTCGAGTCAGAACCACTGGGAGAATCGGAATTGCGATCGCTAGGCAAGGAAGTCATCCTCACCCCCCACTTGGGAGCATCCACCGCAGAAGCGCAAGTGAATGTAGCCATCGATGTCGCCGAACAAATTCGGGATGTACTTTTAGGACTACCAGCACGTTCAGCCGTCAACATTCCCGGACTCGGCCCCGATGTGTTGGAAGAACTCAAACCCTATATGCAACTAGCAGAAACTCTAGGTAACCTAGTGGGACAGCTAGCTGGCGGACGAGTGGAAGTACTCAATATTCGACTGCAAGGGGAACTCGCCACTAACAAAAGTCAGCCTTTGGTAGTAGCTGCCCTCAAAGGACTGCTTTACCAAGCCTTGCGCGAACGCGTAAATTACGTAAATGCCAGCATAGAAGCCAAAGAACGGGGAATTCGGGTAATTGAAACCCGCGATGCTTCCATTAGAGATTATGCTGGCACACTGCATCTAGAAGCTACGGGTACTTTAGGTACTCATTCCGTCACAGGAGCTTTGTTGGGTGAGCGAGAAATCCATCTCACCGACGTTGATGGTTTCCCCATTAACGTCCCACCCAGTAAATATATGGTGTTTACCCTACACCGTGATATGCCGGGGATTATCGGTAAACTCGGTTCGCTGCTTGGCAGTTTCAATGTGAACATTGCCAGTATGCAAGTCGGTCGAAAAATCGTCCGTGGTGATGCAGTCATGGCTCTCAGCATAGATGACCCTTTACCTGAGGGCATTTTAGATGAGATTATTAAAGTCCCTGGCATTCGGGACGCGTACACAGTAACACTTTAA
- a CDS encoding Uma2 family endonuclease produces the protein MLEYNLPRYLPSAEELPDSDETPVDNELQELIPGLLKAILLILWAERMDWFFGIDMGIYYHPDKPPIVPDGFLSLGVERFYDEELRPSYVLWDENVLPILVLEVVSQNYRKEYSTKLDEYAALGVLYYVIYSSRRRRKPHLEVHKLVNGRYELQEGNPVWLPEIGLGIGCERGNYCGVTREWMYWYDEQGQRYLTPAEQIKQEVQRAQQAQQRAQQETQRAQQEAQRAQQETQRAQQEAQRAQQAQQRVQQLTEQLRALGIDPDNVG, from the coding sequence ATGTTAGAGTACAACTTACCAAGGTACTTGCCCTCAGCCGAGGAACTACCCGACTCTGATGAAACCCCTGTGGATAATGAACTCCAAGAATTGATACCAGGCTTGCTGAAGGCGATACTGCTCATACTCTGGGCAGAACGTATGGACTGGTTTTTTGGCATAGACATGGGTATTTATTATCATCCCGATAAACCGCCCATTGTGCCAGATGGGTTTTTGAGTTTAGGAGTAGAGCGGTTTTATGATGAGGAACTGCGTCCCAGTTATGTACTGTGGGATGAAAACGTTCTACCGATTTTGGTACTAGAAGTAGTTTCCCAAAATTATCGCAAGGAATACAGCACTAAATTAGATGAATATGCAGCATTGGGCGTACTTTACTACGTGATTTATTCTTCTCGTCGTCGCCGCAAACCGCATCTAGAAGTACATAAGTTAGTTAATGGTAGGTATGAATTACAAGAAGGAAACCCCGTTTGGCTACCAGAAATTGGCTTAGGAATTGGTTGCGAAAGGGGAAATTATTGCGGCGTAACGCGGGAATGGATGTATTGGTATGATGAGCAAGGACAACGGTATCTCACACCCGCAGAACAAATAAAACAAGAAGTACAACGCGCTCAACAAGCACAACAACGCGCTCAACAAGAAACACAACGCGCTCAACAAGAAGCACAACGCGCTCAACAAGAAACACAACGCGCTCAACAAGAAGCACAACGCGCTCAACAAGCACAACAACGGGTGCAACAGTTGACGGAACAATTAAGAGCGCTGGGAATAGATCCAGATAATGTAGGTTAA
- the trxA gene encoding thioredoxin: MATQKQFNSFEEMLSGSDVPVLVDFYAEWCGPCQMMVPILEQVNAQLNDRLRIVKIDTEKYTELASKYQIYALPTLVLFKKGEPVERIEGVRQAAQLVEHLKTII, from the coding sequence ATGGCAACTCAAAAACAATTTAACAGCTTTGAAGAGATGCTGTCGGGTTCTGATGTACCTGTACTGGTGGATTTTTACGCTGAATGGTGCGGGCCATGTCAGATGATGGTGCCAATTTTAGAACAAGTGAATGCCCAACTCAACGATCGCCTGCGGATTGTAAAAATCGACACAGAAAAATACACTGAATTGGCTAGCAAGTATCAAATTTATGCCCTACCAACCCTAGTACTATTTAAGAAGGGTGAGCCTGTGGAGCGAATTGAGGGTGTAAGACAAGCAGCGCAGTTGGTGGAACATCTAAAAACAATTATTTAA
- the prmA gene encoding 50S ribosomal protein L11 methyltransferase, with translation MANTWWELQILCDPDLEDSIFWRLEDFGCRGTASESKGNSSLVRGYLPTIQTQLLDLAALSLRLRQDALCVGVSSPTLRWQLIDEEDWATSWKQYWQPQEIGDRFLINPAWLPLPETTERLVIRLDPGVAFGTGNHATTQLCLESLEMRLSEVPQSFVGTGGKQEHTVIADIGCGSGILSIGALLLGAEKVYAVDTDLLAVQSTISNAALNDISPEHLLPAQGSVDVLTKLLEKPVDGIVCNILANVIIELVPEMSAIAKPNTWAIFSGILLEQSKDVADALEKNGWVVATLWKRKEWCCLNVRRS, from the coding sequence ATGGCAAACACCTGGTGGGAACTACAAATTTTATGCGATCCAGACCTAGAAGATTCTATCTTTTGGCGACTGGAAGATTTTGGTTGTCGTGGCACAGCCAGTGAAAGCAAAGGAAATTCCTCTTTAGTCAGGGGTTACTTGCCGACAATTCAAACACAACTACTAGATTTGGCAGCACTATCGCTGCGGCTGCGTCAAGATGCTCTTTGTGTTGGAGTTTCATCTCCCACCCTACGCTGGCAATTGATTGATGAAGAAGATTGGGCGACTAGTTGGAAGCAATATTGGCAACCCCAAGAAATTGGCGATCGCTTTCTCATTAACCCTGCTTGGCTACCATTACCAGAAACAACCGAACGGTTAGTAATTCGTCTCGACCCTGGTGTAGCATTTGGTACGGGTAACCATGCCACCACCCAGTTATGTTTGGAATCTCTGGAAATGCGTCTGAGTGAAGTACCACAATCATTTGTGGGGACTGGTGGCAAACAAGAACATACGGTAATTGCGGATATTGGCTGTGGTTCTGGTATCCTTTCCATTGGAGCGCTGCTACTGGGAGCAGAGAAAGTCTATGCAGTGGATACTGACCTTTTAGCGGTGCAATCAACTATCAGCAATGCCGCATTGAATGACATTAGCCCAGAACATTTACTACCTGCACAGGGAAGCGTAGATGTTTTGACAAAACTGCTGGAAAAGCCAGTGGACGGTATTGTTTGCAATATTTTGGCTAATGTGATAATTGAGTTGGTTCCAGAAATGAGTGCGATCGCTAAGCCTAACACTTGGGCTATTTTCAGCGGTATTTTACTCGAACAATCTAAAGATGTTGCTGACGCTTTAGAAAAAAATGGTTGGGTGGTTGCTACTCTGTGGAAACGCAAAGAATGGTGTTGCTTGAATGTCAGGCGTTCTTAA
- a CDS encoding Uma2 family endonuclease, which yields MVLQIQPTQKEPIVTWEALPADFILPDDPVENIQQPALAAALTDALGTAERIQPQMLIGSNFGLVATVNKKIVVKAPDWFYVPQVHPVAADVIRRSYTQNFEGAAVAVVMEFLSDTEGGELSVRSTPPYGKLYFYERILKVPTYVTYDPYEPSLEVRCLQNGRYTLQQADSNGRFWIPELDLFLGIWYGERLCNTTNWLRWWDAEGNLLFWSSEQAEQERQRAEQERQRAEQERQRAEQEQQRAEQERQRADILAAKLRELGVDPDA from the coding sequence ATGGTTCTACAAATTCAACCCACCCAAAAAGAACCAATTGTTACTTGGGAAGCACTCCCAGCTGACTTCATTTTACCCGACGATCCAGTGGAAAATATTCAACAACCCGCTCTTGCTGCGGCGCTTACCGATGCTTTGGGAACCGCAGAACGCATCCAACCGCAGATGCTAATTGGCTCTAATTTTGGACTGGTAGCCACAGTCAATAAAAAAATCGTCGTCAAAGCACCAGACTGGTTTTATGTCCCTCAAGTACACCCTGTAGCCGCTGATGTAATTCGCCGTAGCTATACCCAGAACTTCGAAGGCGCTGCTGTTGCTGTGGTAATGGAATTTCTCTCAGACACAGAAGGTGGAGAACTCTCAGTTCGCTCAACTCCACCTTATGGTAAGCTCTATTTTTACGAACGAATTCTGAAGGTTCCAACCTACGTAACCTACGACCCCTACGAACCAAGTTTAGAAGTACGCTGCTTGCAAAATGGAAGATATACTTTGCAGCAAGCAGATAGCAATGGACGCTTCTGGATTCCTGAGTTAGATTTATTCCTTGGAATTTGGTATGGCGAAAGACTTTGCAATACGACAAATTGGCTGCGATGGTGGGATGCAGAAGGAAATTTGCTCTTTTGGAGCAGCGAACAAGCTGAACAGGAACGCCAACGTGCTGAACAAGAGCGCCAACGTGCTGAACAAGAGCGCCAACGTGCTGAACAAGAACAGCAACGTGCTGAACAAGAACGCCAACGTGCTGATATATTAGCAGCTAAGTTACGTGAGCTAGGTGTTGATCCTGATGCGTAG